AATGCCATCAGAACGTTGGCCACCCTGAAGGATATGGGGCATACCGTGGAAAGCCTCGTGCAACAGCAGCAGGAGGCAGAGAAGCTGGGGCAGTCGTTAAAATCTTTGCTTCAGAAGCCTAAGTTACAAGGGAATTATGGTGAAACGATCCTGGAAGAGCTGCTCGAAAGGGTACTTCCTCAGGGGATTTGGGAACGGCAGTATACCATTGATAACAGAGAGCGAGTTGACGTTGCGATAAAGGTTAAGGACATAGTGGTGCCCATAGACGCGAAATTTCCCAGGAGCCATTATGACCGGTTTCTGAACGCTGAGACCTCGGACCAACGGAAGGAGCACTGGAAGGCCTACATAACTGCGCTTAAAGTTCAGATCAAGTCAATCAGTTCAAAATACGTTAAGCCTGAAAAAGGAACAACAGAAGTCGCCCTTATGTTTATTCCTTCCGAAGCTATGTATTATGATACGTTTGCAGCGAAGGATTTTGCTGGTGAATCGGAAGCAATATCTGATTTTGCGCAGACCCATAGCGTTGTTCCTGTAAGTCCCAACACACTCTTTGTCTTTCTGCAAATGGTGATTTTAGGCATTCGAAACATTGATATCGTCAAGAATGCAAGGCGTCTGCAGGTGGGTCTTGCAGCGTTGGAAAGGAACTTCGATCTGTTTTTCAAGAAGTTTGAGGAAGTGGGCAAGGGCATCGAGAAGGCGTCAGAAGCCTACCAGGTGGGCGAAAGGCACATCAAGCGCTTCAAGAATAGTCTCAGTGAAACTATCGGCCTGGAAATCCCTGAGGCTCAACTACCAGAAATGGACGATTCACCCCCCTCATCCGTATAAAACACCGCCACTTCATCCAGCCTTTTGCGCTGCAAGTCGGGCACCTGGCAGCCTTCGGCGGGGTAGCCGATTGGAATCAGGACGAACGGCTTCTCGCTGGT
The DNA window shown above is from Candidatus Neomarinimicrobiota bacterium and carries:
- a CDS encoding DNA recombination protein RmuC, with product MATLKDMGHTVESLVQQQQEAEKLGQSLKSLLQKPKLQGNYGETILEELLERVLPQGIWERQYTIDNRERVDVAIKVKDIVVPIDAKFPRSHYDRFLNAETSDQRKEHWKAYITALKVQIKSISSKYVKPEKGTTEVALMFIPSEAMYYDTFAAKDFAGESEAISDFAQTHSVVPVSPNTLFVFLQMVILGIRNIDIVKNARRLQVGLAALERNFDLFFKKFEEVGKGIEKASEAYQVGERHIKRFKNSLSETIGLEIPEAQLPEMDDSPPSSV